A genomic segment from Anas platyrhynchos isolate ZD024472 breed Pekin duck chromosome 5, IASCAAS_PekinDuck_T2T, whole genome shotgun sequence encodes:
- the PSMC6 gene encoding 26S proteasome regulatory subunit 10B: MALPGIPYERRLLIMADPRDKALQDYRKKLLEHKEIDGRLKELREQLKELTKQYEKSENDLKALQSVGQIVGEVLKQLTEEKFIVKATNGPRYVVGCRRQLDKSKLKPGTRVALDMTTLTIMRYLPREVDPLVYNMSHEDPGDVSYSEIGGLSEQIRELREVIELPLTNPELFQRVGIIPPKGCLLYGPPGTGKTLLARAVASQLDCNFLKVVSSSIVDKYIGESARLIREMFNYARDHQPCIIFMDEIDAIGGRRFSEGTSADREIQRTLMELLNQMDGFDTLHRVKMIMATNRPDTLDPALLRPGRLDRKIHIDLPNEQARLDILKIHAGPITKHGEIDYEAIVKLSDGFNGADLRNVCTEAGMFAIRADHDFVVQEDFMKAVRKVADSKKLESKLDYKPV; encoded by the exons ATGGCCCTTCCCGGCATTCCCTATGAGCGGCGGCTGCTCATCATGGCGGACCCGCGGGACAAGGCGCTGCAGGACTACCGCAAGAAGCTGCTGGAGCACAAGGAGATCGACGGCCGCCTCAAGGAGC tgagggagcagctgaaggagctcaCCAAGCAATATGAGAAGTCAGAGAATGATCTTAAGGCATTGCAGAGCGTCGGGCAG ATTGTTGGTGAGGTGCTTAAACAGTtaacagaagagaaat tTATTGTGAAGGCTACGAATGGCCCAAGATATGTGGTTGGCTGTCGCCGTCAG CTTGACAAAAGTAAGCTGAAGCCCGGGACAAGAGTTGCTCTGGATATGACCACTCTGACTATTATGAG atACTTGCCAAGGGAAGTGGATCCACTGGTGTATAATATGTCTCATGAAGACCCAGGGGATGTTTCGTACTCTGAGATTGGAGGGTTGTCAGAACAAATCAGAGAGCTGCGAGAG GTAATAGAATTGCCACTCACAAACCCAGAACTGTTCCAGCGTGTGGGTATCATACCTCCAAAAGGCTGCCTGCTCTACGGCCCCCCTG GTACAGGGAAAACACTTTTGGCCAGAGCTGTTGCTAGCCAGCTTGACTGCAACTTCCTGAAG GTGGTGTCAAGTTCAATAGTGGATAAGTACATTGGTGAAAGCGCTCGGCTGATCAGAGAGATGTTCAACTACGCCAGAGATCACCAGCCGTGCATCATCTTCATGGATGAGATAGACGCTATTG GTGGCCGCCGTTTTTCTGAAGGCACCTCAGCTGACAGAGAAATTCAGAGGACTCTGATGGAG CTGTTGAATCAGATGGATGGATTTGATACTCTGCACAGAGTTAAAATGATCATGGCTACTAACAGACCAGACACGCTGGATCCTGCGCTTCTGCGGCCTGGAAGGCTGGATAGAAAGATCC ATATCGATCTACCAAACGAACAAGCCAGATTAGATATTCTGAAGATTCACGCAGGTCCTATCACTAAACACGGTGAAATAG ATTATGAAGCAATTGTGAAGCTTTCTGATGGTTTTAATGGAGCAGACTTGAGAAACGTCTGTACCGAAGCAG GTATGTTTGCGATCCGCGCTGATCATGACTTTGTAGTTCAGGAGGACTTCATGAAAGCTGTTAGAAAAGTGGCCGATTCTAAGAAGCTGGAGTCCAAGCTCGACTACAAACCTGTTTAA